In one Modestobacter sp. L9-4 genomic region, the following are encoded:
- the hisN gene encoding histidinol-phosphatase yields the protein MTAGARGYNEDMRLAHVLADQADAISLDRFRAQDLKVDTKPDLTPVTDADHRVEEQLRITLARARTRDAVLGEEFGSTGRGDRRWVIDPIDGTKNFVRGVPVWATLIALLDGDVPVVGLVSAPALNRRWWAAAGTGAWTGRRLENATRCTVSEVGRLADASLSYSSLSGWEERDLLQPFLDLTRQVWRTRAYGDFWSYMMVAEGAVDVACEPEVSLWDLAALDVIVREAGGAFTDLSGAAGPAGGSAVASNGVLHPDVLTALAPREG from the coding sequence ATGACGGCTGGCGCGCGCGGGTACAACGAGGACATGCGCCTGGCGCACGTGCTGGCCGACCAGGCCGACGCGATCAGCCTGGACAGGTTCCGCGCGCAGGACCTCAAGGTCGACACCAAGCCGGACCTGACGCCGGTCACCGACGCCGACCACCGGGTCGAGGAACAGCTGCGCATCACCCTGGCCCGCGCCCGGACCCGGGACGCCGTCCTCGGCGAGGAGTTCGGCAGCACCGGCCGCGGCGACCGGCGCTGGGTCATCGACCCGATCGACGGCACGAAGAACTTCGTCCGCGGCGTGCCGGTGTGGGCCACGCTGATCGCCCTGCTCGACGGTGACGTGCCCGTCGTCGGGCTGGTGTCCGCGCCGGCGCTCAACCGCCGCTGGTGGGCCGCGGCGGGCACCGGCGCCTGGACCGGCCGCCGGCTGGAGAACGCCACCCGCTGCACCGTGTCCGAGGTGGGCCGGCTGGCCGACGCGAGCCTGTCCTACTCGTCGCTGTCCGGCTGGGAGGAGCGCGACCTGCTGCAGCCGTTCCTCGACCTGACCCGGCAGGTCTGGCGCACCCGCGCCTACGGCGACTTCTGGAGCTACATGATGGTGGCCGAGGGCGCGGTCGACGTGGCCTGCGAGCCCGAGGTCTCGCTGTGGGACCTCGCCGCGCTCGACGTCATCGTGCGCGAGGCGGGCGGGGCGTTCACCGACCTGTCCGGCGCGGCGGGCCCGGCCGGCGGCAGCGCGGTGGCCAGCAACGGCGTCCTGCACCCCGACGTGCTGACGGCGCTCGCCCCCCGGGAGGGGTGA
- a CDS encoding DUF2795 domain-containing protein, whose amino-acid sequence MVSPIDIQKALSGIDYPAKKDDVVKHAESHGGGDDVLEALKGIDDQEYDTPAAVSKAVFKD is encoded by the coding sequence ATGGTGAGCCCGATCGACATCCAGAAGGCCCTGTCCGGCATCGACTACCCGGCGAAGAAGGACGACGTCGTGAAGCACGCGGAGTCCCACGGCGGCGGCGACGACGTGCTCGAGGCGCTCAAGGGCATCGACGACCAGGAGTACGACACCCCGGCGGCGGTCAGCAAGGCCGTCTTCAAGGACTGA
- a CDS encoding helix-turn-helix domain-containing protein, which translates to MVRPPLSPEERERGRRLGALLREARGARTPGEVALASGVSLEALRKIESGRVPTPAFFTVAALARAVDLPLDRLAVALDDTGTGTALSA; encoded by the coding sequence ATGGTGCGACCGCCGTTGAGCCCGGAAGAGCGCGAGCGCGGCCGTCGGCTGGGCGCCCTGCTGCGCGAGGCGCGCGGCGCCCGCACCCCGGGCGAGGTGGCCCTCGCCTCCGGGGTGAGCCTGGAGGCGCTGCGCAAGATCGAGTCCGGCCGGGTCCCGACGCCGGCGTTCTTCACCGTCGCCGCCCTCGCCCGGGCGGTCGACCTGCCGCTCGACCGGCTCGCCGTCGCCCTCGATGACACCGGGACGGGCACCGCCCTCTCCGCCTGA
- a CDS encoding glycosyltransferase family 2 protein — protein MPSEPAVTVVIATRDRRESLLRSLARLDDGVHPVVVVDNASADGSAAAVRERHPRVDLLELPANAGAVARNDGVRRATTRYVAFADDDSWWEPGSLEAAAALLDAHPRVAVVVGRVRMASDGSEDAVTRKHRLALLGRSPAGPDVLSFPAFAAVVRRDAHLGAGGFSRLLFFGGEEHLLALDLAAAGWQLVFSEDVVAWHDPAGPDRPSAARWSLQTRNDVLVDWLRRPLPVALAATARLARRARTEPAARTALAGVLRNLPAALRQRRPVPAEVEHRFATAQRPAADVLRELSPAAGG, from the coding sequence GTGCCCAGCGAGCCCGCCGTCACCGTCGTCATCGCGACCCGCGACCGGCGGGAGTCGCTGCTGCGTTCCCTCGCCCGGCTGGACGACGGCGTGCACCCGGTGGTCGTGGTCGACAACGCCTCCGCCGACGGCAGCGCGGCCGCCGTCCGGGAGCGGCACCCGCGGGTCGACCTCCTGGAGCTGCCCGCCAACGCCGGGGCGGTCGCCCGCAACGACGGCGTCCGGCGCGCGACCACCCGGTACGTGGCGTTCGCCGACGACGACTCCTGGTGGGAGCCGGGCTCGCTGGAGGCCGCCGCCGCGCTGCTGGACGCCCACCCCCGGGTCGCCGTCGTGGTCGGCCGGGTGCGGATGGCCTCGGACGGCAGCGAGGACGCCGTGACGCGCAAGCACCGGCTGGCGCTGCTGGGCCGCTCCCCCGCCGGGCCCGACGTGCTCAGCTTCCCGGCGTTCGCCGCCGTGGTCCGCCGTGACGCCCACCTCGGCGCCGGCGGCTTCTCCCGGCTGCTGTTCTTCGGCGGCGAGGAGCACCTGCTCGCCCTCGACCTGGCCGCCGCCGGGTGGCAGCTGGTGTTCAGCGAGGACGTCGTCGCCTGGCACGACCCGGCGGGCCCGGACCGCCCGAGCGCGGCCCGGTGGTCGCTGCAGACCCGCAACGACGTCCTCGTCGATTGGCTGCGTCGTCCGCTCCCGGTGGCGCTGGCCGCCACCGCGCGGCTGGCCCGCCGGGCGCGCACCGAGCCGGCCGCCCGGACGGCGCTGGCCGGGGTGCTGCGCAACCTCCCGGCCGCGCTGCGTCAGCGACGGCCGGTGCCCGCCGAGGTGGAGCACCGGTTCGCCACCGCCCAGCGGCCGGCCGCGGACGTGCTGCGCGAGCTCAGCCCTGCAGCTGGCGGCTGA
- a CDS encoding DUF2087 domain-containing protein, whose translation MEAGTIVGLLADPVRLRVVAALALGATTIEDVARTADLSLKDVALAARRLARAGLVHRDGHTLLLHTERFGEAARAAAASAPAPEPLSEDPGQDAVLRAFLRDGRLVSIPAQRAKRLVVLEHLVHVFEPGVRYPEREVNALLAAWHPDVAALRRYLVDEALLTRDAGVYWRSGGYVEV comes from the coding sequence ATGGAGGCCGGGACGATCGTCGGGCTGCTGGCCGATCCGGTGCGGCTGCGGGTGGTGGCCGCCCTGGCGTTGGGCGCGACCACGATCGAGGACGTCGCCCGGACCGCGGACCTGTCGCTGAAGGACGTCGCGCTCGCCGCCCGCCGGCTGGCGCGCGCGGGGCTGGTGCACCGGGACGGGCACACGCTGCTGCTGCACACCGAGCGCTTCGGCGAGGCCGCCCGGGCCGCGGCGGCCAGCGCGCCCGCGCCCGAGCCGCTGTCGGAGGACCCCGGCCAGGACGCCGTGCTGCGCGCCTTCCTCCGCGACGGCCGGCTGGTGTCGATCCCGGCGCAGCGGGCCAAGCGGCTGGTCGTGCTCGAGCACCTGGTGCACGTGTTCGAGCCCGGCGTGCGCTACCCCGAGCGTGAGGTCAACGCCCTGCTCGCGGCCTGGCACCCCGACGTGGCCGCACTCCGCCGGTACCTGGTCGACGAGGCACTGCTGACCCGGGACGCCGGCGTCTACTGGCGCAGCGGCGGGTACGTGGAGGTGTGA
- a CDS encoding cystathionine gamma-synthase: MSGFNTRAIHAGQEPDPATGAVIPPMHLTTTYKQDGVGGLRGGYEYSRSANPTRDTLQTALASLEQGTRAMTFASGLAAEDVLLRTVCRPGDRIVLGGDAYGGTYRLISKVQEPWGVGHVPVDLNDLDAVREAVAPETTRVLWCETPSNPLLNIADIATLAEIAHAAGTLLVVDNTFASPYLQQPLTLGADVVVHSTTKYLGGHSDVVGGALVVSDAELGERLAYLQNAAGAVNGPFDAWLVLRSLKTLGVRMDRHSANAGRIAEWLLEHSAVSAVLYPGLPEHRNHEVAARQMSQFGGMLSFRLKAGEEAALRVCERTRVFTLAESLGGVESLIEHPHRMTHASAAGSPLEVPADLVRLSVGIEDVDDLLADLDQALG, from the coding sequence ATGAGCGGCTTCAACACACGCGCGATCCACGCCGGCCAGGAGCCCGACCCGGCCACCGGCGCGGTCATCCCGCCGATGCACCTGACCACCACCTACAAGCAGGACGGCGTGGGCGGGCTGCGCGGCGGCTACGAGTACAGCCGCAGCGCCAACCCCACCCGCGACACCCTGCAGACGGCGTTGGCCAGCCTGGAGCAGGGCACCCGCGCGATGACGTTCGCCTCCGGCCTGGCCGCCGAGGACGTCCTGCTGCGCACCGTCTGCCGGCCCGGCGACCGGATCGTGCTGGGCGGGGACGCCTACGGCGGCACCTACCGGCTGATCTCCAAGGTGCAGGAGCCCTGGGGCGTCGGGCACGTCCCCGTCGACCTCAACGACCTGGACGCCGTCCGGGAGGCGGTCGCGCCGGAGACGACCCGGGTGCTGTGGTGCGAGACGCCCAGCAACCCGCTGCTCAACATCGCCGACATCGCCACGCTCGCGGAGATCGCGCACGCCGCGGGCACGCTGCTGGTCGTCGACAACACCTTCGCCAGCCCCTACCTGCAGCAGCCGCTGACGCTGGGCGCCGACGTGGTCGTGCACTCCACGACGAAGTACCTGGGCGGGCACTCCGACGTCGTCGGTGGTGCGCTGGTCGTCTCCGACGCCGAGCTCGGCGAGCGGCTGGCGTACCTGCAGAACGCTGCGGGCGCGGTCAACGGCCCGTTCGACGCCTGGCTGGTGCTGCGCAGCCTCAAGACCCTCGGTGTGCGCATGGACCGGCACAGCGCCAACGCCGGCCGCATCGCCGAGTGGCTGCTGGAGCACTCCGCGGTCTCCGCCGTCCTGTACCCGGGGCTGCCGGAGCACCGCAACCACGAGGTCGCGGCCAGGCAGATGTCCCAGTTCGGCGGGATGCTGTCGTTCCGGCTCAAGGCCGGCGAGGAGGCCGCGCTGCGGGTCTGCGAGCGCACGCGGGTGTTCACCCTGGCCGAGTCCCTCGGCGGCGTCGAGTCGCTCATCGAGCACCCGCACCGGATGACCCACGCCAGCGCCGCCGGCTCCCCGCTGGAGGTGCCCGCCGACCTGGTGCGCCTGTCGGTCGGCATCGAGGACGTCGACGACCTGCTCGCCGACCTCGACCAGGCCCTGGGCTGA
- a CDS encoding cystathionine beta-synthase, translating to MQYAESVIELIGDTPLVRLRSVTAHLGPDAPLVLAKVEYLNPGGSVKDRIAVRMVEAAEASGALQPGGTIIEPTSGNTGIGLALVAQTRGYKCVFVCPDKVGAEKINVLRAYGAEVHVCPTAVDPADPRSYYSVSDRLARETPGGWKADQYANPANPQSHYETTGPEIWAQTEGRVTHFVTGAGTGGTISGVGRYLKEASGGRVHVTGADPEGSVYSGGTGRPYLVEGVGEDFWPEAYDKSIADEIIAVSDGDSFAMTRRLAREEGLLVGGSCGMAVVAALRVAERLTKDDVLVVLLPDGGRGYLNKIFNDEWMADYGFLTASGGETVGELLDAKSGATPTLVHTHPTETVRDAIDILREYGVSQLPVVKAEPPVTAGEVVGSVAEKALLDALFTGAATLSDPVERHMSPPLPIIGSGEPVTAAVSALGDADALLVHVDGKPAGVVTRQDVLGHLVGLPAPTVVS from the coding sequence GTGCAGTACGCCGAGTCCGTCATCGAGCTCATCGGTGACACCCCCCTGGTGCGGCTGCGGTCGGTCACCGCCCACCTGGGGCCGGATGCGCCCCTGGTGCTGGCCAAGGTGGAGTACCTCAACCCCGGCGGCTCGGTGAAGGACCGCATCGCCGTGCGCATGGTCGAGGCCGCCGAGGCCTCCGGTGCGCTCCAGCCGGGCGGCACGATCATCGAGCCGACCAGCGGCAACACCGGCATCGGCCTGGCGCTGGTCGCACAGACCCGCGGCTACAAGTGCGTCTTCGTGTGCCCGGACAAGGTGGGCGCGGAGAAGATCAACGTGTTGCGGGCCTACGGCGCCGAGGTGCACGTCTGCCCCACCGCCGTCGACCCGGCCGACCCGCGCTCCTACTACTCCGTCTCCGACCGGCTGGCCCGGGAGACCCCCGGCGGCTGGAAGGCCGACCAGTACGCCAACCCGGCCAACCCGCAGTCGCACTACGAGACCACCGGGCCGGAGATCTGGGCGCAGACCGAGGGCCGGGTCACGCACTTCGTCACCGGTGCGGGCACCGGCGGCACCATCTCCGGCGTCGGCCGCTACCTCAAGGAGGCCAGCGGCGGCCGCGTGCACGTCACCGGCGCCGACCCCGAGGGCTCGGTCTACTCCGGCGGCACCGGGCGGCCCTACCTGGTCGAGGGCGTCGGCGAGGACTTCTGGCCCGAGGCCTACGACAAGTCGATCGCCGACGAGATCATCGCGGTCTCCGACGGCGACTCCTTCGCCATGACCCGGCGGCTGGCCCGCGAGGAGGGGCTGCTGGTCGGCGGCTCCTGCGGCATGGCGGTGGTCGCGGCCCTGCGCGTCGCCGAGCGGCTCACCAAGGACGACGTCCTGGTCGTGCTGCTGCCCGACGGCGGCCGCGGCTACCTGAACAAGATCTTCAACGACGAGTGGATGGCCGACTACGGCTTCCTGACGGCGTCGGGCGGGGAGACCGTCGGCGAGCTGCTGGACGCCAAGTCCGGCGCCACCCCGACGCTGGTGCACACCCACCCGACCGAGACGGTCCGCGACGCGATCGACATCCTGCGCGAGTACGGCGTCAGCCAGCTGCCCGTGGTCAAGGCCGAGCCGCCGGTCACCGCCGGTGAGGTGGTCGGCTCGGTGGCGGAGAAGGCGCTGCTGGACGCCCTGTTCACCGGTGCCGCCACGCTGTCGGACCCGGTCGAGCGGCACATGTCGCCGCCGCTGCCGATCATCGGCTCCGGCGAGCCGGTGACCGCCGCGGTGAGCGCGCTGGGCGACGCCGACGCGCTGCTGGTGCACGTCGACGGCAAGCCCGCCGGCGTGGTCACCCGGCAGGACGTGCTCGGTCACCTGGTCGGTCTGCCGGCGCCTACGGTCGTGTCATGA
- a CDS encoding GAF and ANTAR domain-containing protein yields the protein MTAALGALHERLAGVVLVGRELPEVLTEIVQISRSVMPGADATSITLIRDERAFTAAFDGQISLDADELQYERGHGPCLDAGRAGELFVVADMAAEERWPDYAVHATERGVGSSLSVPLPFQGATIGALNNYSVRPHAFGAADIALGEEVAAFVAIAVGNAEAAARASDDVLNMRRAMASRGVIEQAKGILMERYKITAEQAFTLLTHASQRANVKLRDVAEELTTTGVLHGS from the coding sequence ATGACCGCCGCCCTCGGTGCGCTCCACGAGCGCCTCGCCGGTGTCGTACTCGTCGGCCGCGAGCTGCCGGAGGTGCTCACCGAGATCGTGCAGATCTCGCGCAGTGTGATGCCCGGCGCCGACGCCACCTCCATCACGCTGATCCGTGACGAGCGTGCCTTCACCGCCGCCTTCGACGGGCAGATCTCACTGGACGCCGACGAGCTGCAGTACGAGCGCGGCCACGGTCCCTGCCTGGACGCCGGCCGCGCCGGTGAGCTCTTCGTGGTCGCCGACATGGCGGCCGAGGAGCGCTGGCCCGACTACGCGGTGCACGCCACCGAACGGGGCGTGGGCAGCTCGCTGTCGGTGCCGCTGCCCTTCCAGGGCGCCACGATCGGCGCGCTGAACAACTACTCCGTCCGGCCGCACGCCTTCGGTGCGGCCGACATCGCCCTGGGCGAGGAGGTCGCGGCCTTCGTGGCGATCGCGGTCGGCAACGCCGAGGCCGCCGCGCGGGCCAGCGACGACGTGCTGAACATGCGCCGGGCGATGGCCTCCCGTGGGGTCATCGAGCAGGCGAAGGGCATCCTGATGGAGCGGTACAAGATCACCGCCGAGCAGGCGTTCACGCTGCTCACCCACGCCTCGCAGCGCGCCAACGTCAAGCTGCGCGACGTCGCCGAGGAGCTGACGACCACCGGCGTGCTCCACGGCAGCTGA
- the map gene encoding type I methionyl aminopeptidase: MIELRTPGEIEAMRAAGAVVAQMHTAVRALAAPGVRLTQLDQAARQVLADAGATSPFLGYAPLRSTPPFPGVVCLSVNDVALHGVPTSQELEDGDLLSVDAGATLDGWVGDGAVTFSVGTPREEDVRLVDTTTRALEAGIAAAVVGGRLGDVSAAIGEVGRAGGCGINTDQGGHGIGRSMHEAPSVPNEGRAGRGLKLRAGLVIAIEPWFLAGGSDDYRVDADGWTLRSADGSRAAHVEHTVAVTDDGPRILTLLP, translated from the coding sequence GTGATCGAACTGCGCACCCCCGGCGAGATCGAGGCCATGCGGGCCGCCGGCGCCGTGGTCGCCCAGATGCACACAGCGGTGCGGGCCCTCGCCGCCCCCGGCGTCCGGCTGACCCAGCTGGACCAGGCCGCGCGGCAGGTGCTGGCCGACGCCGGGGCCACCTCGCCGTTCCTGGGCTACGCCCCGCTGCGCAGCACCCCGCCGTTCCCGGGGGTGGTCTGCCTGTCGGTCAACGACGTGGCGCTGCACGGCGTCCCGACCTCCCAGGAGCTCGAGGACGGCGACCTGCTCAGCGTCGACGCGGGCGCGACCCTCGACGGCTGGGTCGGCGACGGCGCCGTCACCTTCTCGGTGGGGACGCCGCGGGAGGAGGACGTGCGGCTGGTCGACACCACGACCCGGGCACTGGAGGCCGGGATCGCGGCGGCCGTCGTCGGTGGCCGGCTCGGCGACGTGTCGGCGGCCATCGGCGAGGTGGGCCGGGCCGGTGGCTGCGGGATCAACACCGACCAGGGCGGCCACGGGATCGGCCGCAGCATGCACGAGGCGCCGAGCGTGCCCAACGAGGGTCGCGCCGGGCGGGGCCTGAAGCTGCGCGCCGGGCTGGTCATCGCCATCGAGCCGTGGTTCCTGGCCGGCGGGTCCGACGACTACCGCGTGGACGCCGACGGCTGGACGCTGCGCAGTGCCGACGGCAGCCGCGCCGCCCACGTCGAGCACACCGTCGCCGTCACCGACGACGGCCCCCGCATCCTCACGCTCCTGCCCTGA
- a CDS encoding aldo/keto reductase, which produces MTTTLPPVPRRTLGGLEVSALGLGCMGMSQMYGTADRVESLATVRRALDLGVTFLDTSDVYGSGHNEELVGEAIAGRRDDVQLATKFSLSRNDRGGLDIDARPENVHASVEASLRRLGVDVIDLYYQHRVDPVVPIEDTVGAMAELVEQGKVRYLGLSEASAASVRRAAAVHPIAALQSEWSLWTRDLESEVLGVAREHGIGIVPFSPLGRGFLTGAITSPADFGDDDWRRGHPRFTGEAFTANLRLVEAVRALAEEKGVAPGQLALAWVLAQGQDVVPIPGTKRRSYLEENVGAAGVELTPEDLTRLGEIAPPGVAEGGRYVDAGYTYGDSPEKG; this is translated from the coding sequence ATGACCACCACGCTCCCGCCCGTTCCCCGGCGCACCCTCGGCGGCCTGGAGGTCTCCGCGCTCGGCCTGGGCTGCATGGGGATGAGCCAGATGTACGGCACGGCCGACCGGGTCGAGTCGCTGGCCACGGTCCGCCGTGCGCTCGACCTCGGCGTCACGTTCCTGGACACCTCCGACGTCTACGGCAGCGGCCACAACGAGGAGCTCGTCGGCGAGGCGATCGCCGGTCGGCGGGACGACGTGCAGCTGGCCACCAAGTTCTCGCTGTCCCGCAACGACCGCGGCGGCCTGGACATCGACGCGCGGCCGGAGAACGTGCACGCCAGCGTCGAGGCGAGCCTGCGCCGGCTGGGCGTCGACGTGATCGACCTGTACTACCAGCACCGGGTCGACCCGGTGGTGCCGATCGAGGACACCGTCGGCGCGATGGCCGAGCTCGTCGAGCAGGGCAAGGTGCGGTACCTGGGCCTGTCGGAGGCGAGTGCGGCGTCGGTGCGCCGGGCCGCCGCCGTGCACCCGATCGCGGCGCTGCAGAGCGAGTGGTCGCTGTGGACCCGCGACCTCGAGTCCGAGGTCCTCGGCGTCGCCCGCGAGCACGGCATCGGCATCGTGCCGTTCAGCCCGCTGGGCCGCGGGTTCCTCACCGGCGCGATCACCAGCCCCGCCGACTTCGGCGACGACGACTGGCGGCGCGGCCACCCCCGCTTCACCGGCGAGGCGTTCACCGCCAACCTCCGGCTGGTCGAGGCGGTGCGGGCCCTGGCGGAGGAGAAGGGCGTGGCCCCCGGTCAGCTCGCGCTGGCGTGGGTGCTCGCGCAGGGGCAGGACGTCGTCCCGATCCCGGGCACCAAGCGGCGCAGCTACCTGGAGGAGAACGTCGGCGCCGCCGGCGTCGAGCTCACGCCCGAGGACCTGACCCGGCTCGGGGAGATCGCCCCGCCCGGGGTGGCCGAGGGCGGCCGGTACGTCGACGCCGGGTACACCTACGGGGACAGCCCCGAGAAGGGCTGA
- a CDS encoding peptidase E — protein MRRQVFAFSGVLEPRPGERGNRPLIDHLLALGAARRQEPGPVRLCYLPTAVGDDPAAVSAYERVLGGRDDVVLSVLRLFPRPSVPDLRAHLLTQDVVLVEGGSVVNLIAVWRAHGLTDLLRECWEAGVVLAGPSAGSLCWHVGGPTDAWSDRLEPFTDGLGLLPHSNAVHDDLTDLPRRAAYRQMVADGELPGGYATEDGVGLHYLGTALAEVVTARRGARAWRVEPDTTGGFLERPLMARQL, from the coding sequence ATGCGGCGTCAGGTGTTCGCGTTCTCCGGCGTGCTCGAGCCCCGGCCGGGGGAGCGGGGCAACCGCCCGCTCATCGACCACCTGCTGGCCCTCGGCGCGGCCCGCCGGCAGGAGCCCGGCCCGGTGCGGCTGTGCTACCTGCCCACCGCGGTCGGCGACGACCCGGCAGCGGTCTCGGCCTACGAGCGGGTCCTGGGCGGCCGGGACGACGTCGTCCTCAGCGTGCTGCGGCTGTTCCCGCGGCCGAGCGTGCCCGACCTGCGCGCCCACCTGCTGACCCAGGACGTCGTCCTCGTCGAGGGCGGCAGCGTGGTGAACCTGATCGCCGTGTGGCGGGCGCACGGGCTCACCGACCTGCTGCGCGAGTGCTGGGAGGCCGGCGTCGTGCTCGCCGGGCCGAGCGCGGGGAGCCTGTGCTGGCACGTGGGCGGCCCGACCGACGCCTGGTCGGACCGGCTCGAGCCCTTCACCGACGGGCTGGGGCTGCTCCCGCACAGCAACGCGGTGCACGACGACCTCACCGACCTGCCGCGCCGTGCGGCCTACCGGCAGATGGTCGCCGACGGTGAGCTGCCGGGCGGGTACGCGACCGAGGACGGCGTCGGCCTGCACTACCTCGGCACCGCGCTGGCCGAGGTGGTCACGGCCCGACGCGGCGCCCGCGCCTGGCGCGTCGAGCCCGACACCACCGGCGGCTTCCTCGAGCGCCCCCTCATGGCCCGCCAGCTCTAG
- a CDS encoding FGGY family carbohydrate kinase yields the protein MPDAVVVGADLGTSGLKLAALDDAGVVVAEAEAAYDVDRPRAGWAQTDVAVWLRALDDAAAGLRHQLAGRPVAALGLSGQMHGAVLVDASGTALAPALLWPDQRATGELERWRALPTADRAALANPLAAGMTGPLLAWLVAHEPGLVAAAATVLLPKDAVRAALVPGADPAVTDRSDASATLLWDVPADRWSAAATTAAGVDEGLLPAVRPGHEVVGTTGLFGGEVPVVVGGADTPLALLAAGTGSGVQVNLGSGAQLLRPGVAPAPADDPVVHCYADAEDGWYAMAALQNAGTAWDWVRTVLGLDWAGFAGSLSSSPLGAGGVSFAPFLTGERGGVAGPGTRGSWTGLSADTTRADLARAALEGVACAVAAGLDLLGPADDELVVLTGGGARDPVVQQLLADVLGRPVQHVQVRSASAAGAAVLAARGVGGALVPQRVGDPVVAPRRAAEAAAVRERWAAAG from the coding sequence GTGCCCGACGCCGTGGTGGTGGGTGCCGACCTGGGCACCAGCGGACTCAAGCTCGCCGCCCTGGACGACGCCGGGGTGGTCGTCGCCGAGGCCGAGGCCGCCTACGACGTGGACCGGCCGCGCGCGGGCTGGGCGCAGACCGACGTCGCGGTCTGGCTGCGGGCCCTCGACGACGCCGCGGCCGGGCTGCGCCACCAGCTGGCCGGCCGCCCGGTCGCGGCCCTGGGGCTGTCGGGGCAGATGCACGGCGCGGTGCTGGTCGACGCCTCCGGGACGGCGCTGGCGCCCGCGCTGCTGTGGCCCGACCAGCGGGCCACCGGGGAGCTCGAGCGCTGGCGCGCGCTGCCCACCGCCGACCGGGCCGCGCTGGCCAACCCGCTGGCCGCCGGCATGACCGGCCCGCTGCTGGCCTGGCTGGTCGCGCACGAGCCCGGGCTGGTGGCCGCCGCGGCCACGGTGCTGCTGCCCAAGGACGCCGTCCGCGCCGCCCTGGTGCCCGGCGCCGACCCGGCCGTGACCGACCGCAGCGACGCCTCGGCCACGCTGCTGTGGGACGTCCCCGCCGACCGCTGGTCCGCTGCGGCCACCACGGCCGCCGGGGTCGACGAGGGTCTGCTGCCCGCCGTCCGCCCGGGACACGAGGTCGTCGGCACGACCGGCCTGTTCGGCGGGGAGGTGCCGGTCGTGGTGGGCGGCGCCGACACCCCGCTGGCACTGCTGGCCGCCGGCACCGGCAGCGGCGTCCAGGTCAACCTCGGGTCCGGTGCCCAGCTGCTGCGGCCGGGGGTGGCGCCCGCCCCGGCCGACGACCCCGTCGTCCACTGCTACGCCGACGCCGAGGACGGCTGGTACGCCATGGCCGCGCTGCAGAACGCCGGCACCGCCTGGGACTGGGTGCGCACCGTGCTGGGCCTGGACTGGGCAGGGTTCGCCGGCAGCCTGTCGAGCTCACCGCTGGGCGCCGGCGGGGTGTCCTTCGCGCCCTTCCTCACCGGCGAGCGCGGTGGCGTCGCCGGGCCGGGCACGCGGGGGAGCTGGACCGGGCTGTCGGCCGACACCACCCGCGCCGACCTCGCCCGGGCGGCGCTGGAGGGCGTGGCCTGCGCGGTGGCGGCGGGGCTGGACCTGCTCGGTCCGGCGGACGACGAGCTGGTCGTGCTCACCGGCGGCGGTGCCCGCGATCCGGTGGTGCAGCAGCTGCTGGCCGACGTCCTGGGCCGGCCGGTGCAGCACGTGCAGGTGCGCAGTGCCTCCGCCGCCGGGGCCGCGGTGCTCGCCGCCCGCGGGGTGGGCGGGGCGCTCGTGCCGCAGCGGGTCGGGGACCCGGTGGTCGCGCCGCGGCGGGCGGCCGAGGCGGCCGCCGTCCGCGAGCGGTGGGCCGCGGCGGGCTGA